A segment of the Lycium ferocissimum isolate CSIRO_LF1 chromosome 10, AGI_CSIRO_Lferr_CH_V1, whole genome shotgun sequence genome:
GTTTCTCTCTCGAAAAATTATGCGACGGACATTATAGAGCGTGCGGGCATGACTGCCTGTAAGCCCAGTCAGACACCGGTCGACACCAAAGCCAAACTTGGTGCCACGGCCGGCCCTCCTTGCGATGATCCCACCCAATATCGTAAGTTGGCCGGCGCGTTACAGTACCTTACATTCACACGACCAGACATCTCCTATGCGGTTCAACAAGTATGCCTTCACGTGCATGATCCTAAGGTTGCCCATATGCATGCTCTTAAACGCATAGTCCGATACATTCAAGGTACTATTGACTTTGGTCTCCATCTGTACAAGTCCTCCATTGCCTCTCTTGTCTCTTATACTGATGCAGATTGGGGTGGTTGTCCGGACACTCGCCGCTCCACATCCGGTTCCGTGTCTTATGGCGATAACCTCCTCTCCACCGGTCATCCAAACGGCAGCCCACTATGTCTAAATCGAGTGCCGAGGCCGAATACCGTGGCGTTGCTAATGTAGTATCTCGAGTCCCTGTTGGCTTCGCAACCTTCTTGGAGCTCCGTTGTCATCGGTCGCCTACTTTAGTCTATTGTGATAATGTTAGTGCCATATACCTATCGGGTAATCGATTCAGCGCAGACCAACGCACTAAACATATTGAGATGGACATACATTTCGTACGTGAGAAAGTTTGCAGAGAAGTTCGTGTCCTTCACGTCCGTCCCGCTACCGCATCGCGTATATCTTCACTAAAGGTCTTCCGCGCGTGCTCTTTGATGATTTCGGGGACGGTCTAAGCGTACGACAACCTCCCCCGCTTCGATCGGGGGtgtgatagactatgtaatagtataaatattgtaaatattcccttccttatgtattgtaatcaGGTCCTGTAATTTAGGCTAGTATCATTCTAATTAGggatacctactttgtatataataaccttgatacatcaatacaaggcacggattgatttcctacatGGTACCTCGGGTAGATTGGACCGAATGTATGGCGCGTAGTTACATGCATTCGATTTTTGGCCAACGAGGTCAATGCTGAATTTACTCTCGATCATTTGATCCGACTTTACTCGCCCCGTTTCTTTCGTAGGGGAATAGTGAAGCTACTGAAGCGTGAAAAGTTTTCGATCCTTTCCAGTGTAGACGATAAAGACCGAGGATGGCTAGTACGATATGTCCGTGTTAAGATCAAGGAAATTATTCCTCCGAGTCATCGTCCCTTCCCCGAGAAGTGGAACAAACGATGTGAGTAACCTTGGTGTTTAAAATTTTCTTCGGTTCATTCCCACGCAtctatttactttttttttcttctgttttATAGCCAAAAAATGGGTCCTCCGCTTTATTGATAACCTCGAAGAGTGGCTCGAGGACCTTATGGCCCAGTGCCCCCATGTACTATGATTTTGGAGCCATTTGTCAGCGGGCAAATGGGAAGCAAAAAATCAAGGTGAGTATTCTCGGGCTCTAcgcccccccttttttttggctCATGACTTCCTGCTATGTTCGTAGGCATAAAGCGAAACAAGGCTCAACTGAGGGATCCCCCAGTGAGAGTTCGATGTTCGATCCGACCGACACCGAGCTACTCGTTGTCGAGGTGGCCTCGAGTAGGAAACGGAGCAGATCTTTACAGCCTTCATCTTCCGCGGgcccaaaaaaaaggaaacctGCCACGGCTCATAGTGAACCATTACAGTCACTAAAGGATGTGTCCGAAAAGGATGATGAGGACTTTATGATCGCCTTCCGTGTGCAAAAAACTGCACCCTCGGTGGTTAGCTCTGCTATGGCGGGCGTGAATTGCAGCCTTCATAGAGCCCAATCTGGATCACTGGCGATGTTATTGCGATCGAGGACGATCAATCTAGTGAGGAACGTGCCACTGATGTAACTAATTTACCTTGGGGCTTTGATGTGTCGGGGTTTTGGCACATCTAATGCtctttaactctaagttttacttgattttcgagcaagtttgtggtagtttgatgtgttttatgtattgtgcaggtattttgaagttagaatgctcAGAAAGCGAAAAAACGAGAAAAATAGGCAATCTGTTCTGATAAGCATaaggacggaccgtcaacatgctcgacggCCTGTCAAATCGCCTCGTCAAAAAGTTCTTGTGAAGTAACAAAATCATCAGAGCATACTCAGATCGTCGACTTGCACCGTCAacatgatcgacggtccgtcgaagtgCTTCGACGGTAGAGTTCCTGCAAAGTGATAAAAGTGTACTCAGATCGTCGAGTTGGTCGTCGAGCATGTCGACGACCGTCGAAGTGCAAAGACGACCCGTCGAAGTGCAAGCCGAGCTGGAACAGGACTGGGATTGATTATTCCGagtttgacttgtataaatacatgtttaggttatatttttcagacatctggagttttagacttatagtaattacttttgagttgttattgcttttgaagACTTTCAGACAattacattcattactttcaagttttattcgtaagttcaatacaatAATTCAATTGTGCAATCTTCAaacttttattgttttcttgttgccatgagtagctaaacacctttgctaaggttgtgaacccaaggataggtgttttgtgattggggatcgtgaaagatatacacataatggattgttagggtttatttgttcttcgtattcatcatatagttagtggttgcaaacattagctcacgccataaactttagtttatttgggaaaatagctagggttaggtaagaacaaataacaagaactcgtggctttaaaccttgtttaataaattcacttaggaataagaggaatttacttggcataatcaaccgttcttcatgcatactttctcatctttggaaaaagcatagaaagaaataatcttctcttattgggaaatagtttagattcacatagaggttaagtgcatccatacaaacagtccattagaagtatatcaagatcgagacccatgatcatacactttatctgacggggacacaaccttggttcttttcacccatatatttacaactttaaattttcagtcagtttaaattagtccacaaaccaaatcaactataaaacccttttctggaatacaccaggaccgcaagattagtataatactcgTTTAGTAAAGTTTTCACGCTATATTCTctatgggattcgaccccaacctcgttgggttactataattgacaacgtccgcgttataccattaataggtgtaatttcagcgtatcaaattttggcgccgttgccggggaatacggttttgaaattactaaatagtgtttactcttcttaaagtctttgtcatattccaacaCACCTCGTTTGCTACCTTGTAAACCAAGTGATCATGGCCAACAACGAACTTCCAATCGAGAATGTTTTTCGATGAACCGGAAAGCGAGATGAAGACTTTGCATCTGCAATCATTCATCCAAGGGTGACTGCTACTATTATCAAGTTTGATAATTCCCTCTATCATATGCTCAAACAAGAGGGATACTTTCGGAATGCCGTCGATGATGACCCTCACTAACATATAACAAACTTTCTGGATGTGTGCTCTCAGCATATCCAACGAAGTGTGACTCGAACGATCCAGGTGAAACTCTTCAAATATTCGTTAGCCGAGAAGCAAAAAATGGTTCACAAAGCTGCCCGGAACTCTATTGCTACATGGGAAGAGATGGTCGTAGTTTTTCTCGGGAAGTGGTATCCCCGAGTAAAAAGAGCGAAATTCGTGATCGCATTTACGAATTCAAACAACGTAATGGGGAACAACTTTTTGAAGCTTGGGAGAGGTACAAGGAATATTTGGATAGGAGTCCAAACCATGGTTTTCTAGAACAGATTTTGAAGGAGAAGTTTTACAGAGGTTTGGATCCTATGACCCAAGCAATAGCCAATAATGCTACCAGCGGGTGTTTCATGAATAAGTCCTATGCTACTATTACTGAGATACTTAACCGATTGACTACCCACAGCCAAGCATGGAATTCAAGTAATTTTAATGGGCTATCACTTGGAACACCGTTGATTCAAAACATTGTGAAAGATAGCTAGGAAACACAGCAGACATTGGCACAATTGGCCACTAGTCTCTCTTTACTGACAAAGAGGTTTGATGAGAGAGAAGCGAAGAAAGTGAACGTATGTGAAGATATCTCAGGCGTGCCACCGAGAATGTATCAAGTCCCAGAGGGTCCGTATCAAGAGGGCCCCCCTCCGCAAGTTGAGAATGTTCAGTATGCAAATTACATAGCGAAGGGGGACGTTCCTAGGCCAATTCAGAGATACTAGGTACCCCAACAAGGGCAGGGTCATATAACCAAggaaactacaacaacaaccaagggaGATACAACAGCAACAATGGTAATTTTGGGAACAGAAGTTTCAACCCTTACATTCCACCAAAAGGGCAATCTAATGATCAAGGTAGTTCGAGGTTGGAGTCAATGCTTGAGAAAGTGTTAGCAAGTCAGACGAACACTGAAAAGACATTATCTGGGCTTTCAGAGACGGTGGTCTCTCATTCAGCAGCTATTCAGAATCTTGAACAGCAGATGCGGGATCTTTCCAGAGAACAACATCCTGCTAGAAAAGGAGGGCTTCCTAGTGATACCATTCCAAACCCGAAGAATGGTGGAGGAGTGGAACGTACTTTTGCTATTAGCACaaggagtggtaaaatacttcAAGGTGCTGACAAGAAGGTGGTTGATCTAGAGCCAATTATTGAGGAAAAAGAGGTGCATTCTGATATGCCTATTATTGATGAGGAAGTCCGTGGTGAAGAAAAAGTTACTAATATTCCAGAGGTTGCTGCTGATACGGGGAAACACACGATTAAAGGGGCTCTTTGTCCTTTGACTCAGATGTACAAAGCAAAGCCtccctttcctcagaggttAGCAAAGAAGAATGACGATGCTAAGTGTCAGAAGTTCTATGATCAGCTGAAGCAGTTAACAATAAATTTTCCATTCTTAGATGCTGTCAAAAAGATTCCCGGATTCGCTAAGTTTGTGAAAGACCTGCTTATGAAGAAAAAGTCTGTTCAACATGAGACAGTGAATTTAACTCATCGTGTGAGTTCAATTATTGCTTCCACCACGGTTCAGAAGAAAGGAGATCCAGGGGCGTTTACCATTCCGTACAATATTGGGCTTCATGCATTCGCCCGTGCTCTTTGTGATAATGGGGAGAGTATCAACTTGATGCCCCTTGatattttcaaacaatccgGATTCCCTAGACCAACTTCAATGCGACTACAGATGGCTGACAGATCTATCAAGAAGCCAGTTGGGGTTATAGATG
Coding sequences within it:
- the LOC132034604 gene encoding uncharacterized protein LOC132034604, with the protein product MLEKVLASQTNTEKTLSGLSETVVSHSAAIQNLEQQMRDLSREQHPARKGGLPSDTIPNPKNGGGVERTFAISTRSGKILQGADKKVVDLEPIIEEKEVHSDMPIIDEEVRGEEKVTNIPEVAADTGKHTIKGALCPLTQMYKAKPPFPQRLAKKNDDAKCQKFYDQLKQLTINFPFLDAVKKIPGFAKFVKDLLMKKKSVQHETVNLTHRVSSIIASTTVQKKGDPGAFTIPYNIGLHAFARALCDNGESINLMPLDIFKQSGFPRPTSMRLQMADRSIKKPVGVIDDVLVQVGKFMLPADFVILDCAVDRDIPIILGRPFLATERALMDSKKNEIKFRVNDEKVTFQASKGMKLPSAYESISVIDSFDGIDDLC